A window of Pseudomonas mucidolens contains these coding sequences:
- a CDS encoding PDR/VanB family oxidoreductase codes for MPSLSLRIERIDPLTPQIRRLILVADAGHTLPGFTPGAHIEVLIPGSKPMWRAYSLVSLPEHPHYEIAVQLEDQSSGGSRWMHEVQVGQQLRVRAPNNHFPLVANASDYLLIAGGIGITPMLGMARSLAASQQPFTLHYAGRNPDRMAYLEEVQALGTARCWISGGDPARRLPLDSLLDSPVSGRQLYVCGPKSLISNVLQTARALGWDDSQLHSELFIGSLGTETEGGFEVELRSSGITLQVTAGKSVLDAMIEADLDPMFDCRRGDCGVCVAQVLEGAADHRDSCLSERERADGSFCTCVSRASSARLVLDL; via the coding sequence ATGCCCAGCCTGTCTTTGCGTATCGAACGGATAGACCCGCTCACGCCTCAAATTCGTCGCCTGATCCTGGTCGCTGACGCCGGCCACACCCTGCCCGGTTTCACCCCGGGTGCTCATATCGAAGTGCTGATACCAGGCAGTAAACCCATGTGGCGTGCTTACTCGCTGGTCAGCCTGCCTGAGCACCCTCATTACGAGATCGCGGTGCAGCTGGAGGACCAGAGCAGCGGTGGTTCGCGCTGGATGCACGAGGTGCAAGTCGGTCAGCAACTGAGGGTGCGTGCGCCCAACAACCATTTTCCATTGGTGGCAAATGCCAGTGACTACCTGCTGATCGCGGGAGGGATAGGCATCACCCCAATGCTTGGCATGGCCCGCTCGCTCGCGGCCAGCCAGCAGCCATTCACTTTGCACTATGCCGGTCGCAACCCAGACCGCATGGCGTATCTGGAAGAAGTCCAGGCGCTCGGCACCGCCCGATGCTGGATCAGCGGCGGCGACCCGGCGCGGCGCCTGCCCCTGGACAGCCTGCTGGACTCACCCGTCAGCGGACGTCAGCTGTATGTGTGCGGCCCCAAGTCATTGATCAGCAACGTGCTGCAAACGGCTCGCGCACTGGGCTGGGATGACAGCCAACTGCACAGCGAATTGTTCATCGGCAGCCTCGGCACCGAGACCGAAGGCGGTTTTGAAGTGGAGCTGCGCAGCAGTGGAATAACGCTTCAGGTGACCGCGGGCAAAAGCGTGCTCGACGCAATGATAGAAGCCGACCTGGACCCGATGTTCGATTGCCGTCGAGGTGACTGTGGGGTGTGCGTGGCCCAGGTGCTCGAAGGCGCCGCTGACCACCGCGATAGTTGTCTGTCGGAGCGCGAACGGGCTGACGGCAGCTTCTGCACCTGTGTATCTCGCGCCTCCAGCGCTCGTCTGGTGCTCGATTTGTAA
- a CDS encoding SDR family NAD(P)-dependent oxidoreductase gives MTKLNGKTAVITGGATGIGRAAAKRFIEEGAFVFIFGRRQEALDAAVADLGPNARAVKGSVSDLADLDRLYAAVKAERETLDIVFANAGAGSQLALGKITAEHIDEIFDTNVKGLIFTVQKALPLMGQGGSIILTGSSAGTTGAPAFSAYSASKAAVRNLARSWAEDLKGTGIRVNVLSPGPTATELAKEALGEEGMKVFASMNPLQRMADPLEIGAVATFLASQDSSFMTASEVAVDGGLAQI, from the coding sequence ATGACCAAACTGAATGGAAAGACCGCCGTGATCACCGGCGGCGCTACCGGCATCGGCCGCGCCGCAGCAAAACGCTTCATCGAGGAGGGCGCCTTCGTCTTCATCTTCGGCCGCCGGCAGGAAGCGCTCGACGCCGCTGTGGCCGATCTCGGGCCCAATGCCCGCGCGGTGAAGGGCTCGGTCTCCGATCTTGCCGACCTCGACCGACTCTACGCGGCGGTGAAGGCCGAGCGCGAAACCCTCGACATCGTCTTCGCCAATGCCGGGGCGGGAAGCCAGCTTGCGCTCGGCAAGATCACCGCCGAGCACATTGACGAAATCTTTGACACCAACGTGAAGGGTTTGATCTTCACGGTTCAGAAGGCGCTGCCGCTGATGGGACAGGGCGGTTCGATAATCCTGACCGGATCGAGCGCTGGCACCACGGGCGCCCCAGCATTCAGCGCCTACAGCGCGAGCAAGGCGGCAGTGCGCAACCTCGCGCGGTCCTGGGCGGAGGACCTGAAGGGTACCGGCATCCGGGTAAACGTGCTGTCGCCCGGGCCGACGGCGACCGAACTCGCGAAGGAAGCGCTGGGCGAGGAAGGCATGAAGGTCTTCGCCTCGATGAATCCACTCCAGCGCATGGCCGATCCGCTGGAAATCGGAGCGGTGGCCACCTTTCTCGCGTCGCAGGACAGCAGCTTCATGACCGCCAGCGAGGTCGCCGTCGACGGCGGCTTGGCTCAAATCTGA
- a CDS encoding cysteine hydrolase family protein, with the protein MRRPTVLALHYQNDVLHPDGRIRVGLAADDPARDAVLDAAIRLQQGARARGWPIIHVRVAYRPDYADLVQNAPILRAVAASGAVQEGSWGAQFHDALKPLEGPDEFVVTHTRINAFYGTPLDTLLRQLDARQLLIAGVATHSVVESTVRHAVDCGFEVTVLADACAAARPATHLAALESMRLIATVTDVANALESMP; encoded by the coding sequence ATGAGGCGCCCGACCGTATTGGCCCTGCATTATCAGAACGACGTCTTGCATCCTGACGGCCGCATCCGGGTCGGGCTCGCAGCCGATGATCCGGCACGTGACGCCGTGCTGGACGCCGCCATCAGGCTGCAGCAAGGTGCCCGCGCACGGGGTTGGCCGATCATTCATGTGCGCGTGGCGTATCGCCCGGACTATGCCGATCTGGTACAGAACGCACCGATCCTGCGCGCCGTGGCGGCCAGTGGCGCCGTCCAGGAAGGCTCCTGGGGCGCGCAGTTTCATGATGCGCTGAAACCGCTGGAAGGCCCGGACGAATTCGTCGTCACCCATACTCGCATCAACGCGTTCTACGGCACGCCGCTGGACACCCTGTTGCGTCAGCTCGATGCGCGACAATTGCTGATCGCCGGCGTCGCCACCCACTCGGTGGTGGAGAGCACGGTACGGCATGCCGTCGATTGCGGTTTCGAGGTCACGGTGCTGGCCGACGCCTGCGCCGCCGCCCGACCCGCGACTCATCTGGCGGCGCTGGAAAGCATGCGCCTGATCGCCACAGTCACGGATGTCGCCAACGCCCTGGAGTCAATGCCATGA
- a CDS encoding aromatic ring-hydroxylating dioxygenase subunit alpha, translating into MIPSNEQIAALIRDDSVHKSVYTDPQLFDLEMQRIYGQAWIYVGHESQVKNVGDYHTTRIGDQDVILVRGADKGVNVLYNRCPHKGAKLVAEGDGNVGKFFRCPYHAWTFKLDGQHLSAPLKNAFEGTCFNPQHPDFSMAGLARVDSYRGFVFASQIDHGPDLKTFLGGVITSIDNLCDRSPVGEVEVAGGIFRVMQRSNWKVFYENLHDTMHARVTHESSVDAARSEAEALGEMPFELLIMDGNGEPYDFWEKLELRAYNNGHGYMEAIFDPAAAERDDVSRAHFECLSDAYGEERARGIMGMNRHNTVIYGSGSPHTVFMQFRIIRPMAVDRTLVEIQTFRCKGAPDAVFDRALTYANVINSPSSNVMPDDVEVYARCQEGNMTRGGEWISMHRYVGTDRLLPDGAVSTNGTSELPMRNQFAAWKHYMTATLIAKESTHAA; encoded by the coding sequence ATGATTCCCTCGAACGAACAGATCGCGGCACTGATCCGCGACGACAGCGTGCACAAAAGCGTCTACACCGACCCGCAACTGTTTGATCTGGAAATGCAGCGAATCTATGGTCAGGCATGGATCTACGTCGGCCATGAAAGCCAGGTCAAAAATGTCGGTGACTACCACACCACACGCATCGGCGATCAGGACGTGATTCTGGTTCGCGGCGCCGACAAAGGCGTCAACGTGCTTTACAACCGCTGCCCGCATAAAGGCGCCAAGCTGGTGGCTGAGGGTGACGGCAACGTCGGTAAGTTTTTCCGCTGCCCCTACCACGCCTGGACTTTCAAACTCGACGGCCAGCACCTCTCGGCCCCTCTGAAAAATGCCTTCGAAGGCACCTGCTTCAACCCTCAGCACCCGGACTTTTCGATGGCCGGCCTGGCGCGAGTCGACAGCTATCGGGGCTTCGTGTTCGCCAGCCAGATCGATCATGGTCCGGACCTTAAAACCTTTCTCGGCGGCGTGATCACGTCCATCGACAACCTCTGCGATCGCTCGCCAGTGGGTGAAGTCGAAGTGGCCGGCGGTATTTTTCGGGTCATGCAGCGTTCCAACTGGAAAGTCTTCTACGAAAACCTCCACGACACCATGCACGCTCGCGTCACGCATGAATCCTCAGTGGACGCGGCCCGCAGCGAGGCCGAAGCCTTGGGAGAAATGCCATTTGAACTGCTGATCATGGACGGCAACGGCGAGCCTTACGACTTCTGGGAGAAGCTCGAACTGCGCGCGTACAACAACGGACATGGCTACATGGAAGCGATCTTCGACCCGGCAGCCGCCGAGCGCGACGACGTATCCAGGGCCCACTTTGAATGCCTGAGCGATGCCTACGGCGAAGAACGCGCCCGAGGCATCATGGGGATGAACCGCCACAACACCGTGATCTACGGCAGCGGCTCACCCCACACCGTGTTCATGCAATTCCGGATAATCCGGCCGATGGCCGTCGACCGCACCCTGGTGGAAATCCAGACGTTTCGCTGCAAAGGTGCTCCGGATGCCGTATTTGACCGGGCGCTGACGTACGCCAACGTCATCAACTCGCCCTCCTCCAACGTCATGCCCGACGACGTCGAAGTCTATGCCCGCTGTCAGGAGGGCAACATGACCCGTGGCGGTGAATGGATCAGCATGCATCGTTATGTCGGCACCGACCGCTTGCTGCCCGATGGCGCGGTCTCGACCAATGGCACCAGCGAACTGCCGATGCGTAACCAGTTCGCCGCGTGGAAGCACTACATGACCGCCACCCTGATCGCCAAGGAGAGCACCCATGCTGCTTGA
- a CDS encoding fimbria/pilus outer membrane usher protein has protein sequence MFDDNMMFGNGSLSRFNQINAIEPGQYKVDLFINNRFVDRVDLRFVDLGDGDVQPCLSATLLESSGVLKSAIHDTDNSQCLILSKAVEGASTAFDFSLLRLDLRVPQSLMLNTPRGYVAPQNLDAGSTIGFVNYSASQYHVTRTGSYSSSSDSSYLALNSGLNVGLWRLRQQGNLRYGNDNGKHWNTTRTYAQRALPGLKGDLTVGQGFTSGRFFSGLSYTGMELASDDRMLPESMRGYAPTVRGIATTNAQVIVRQNGNDIYQTTVAPGPFEINDLYSTSYNGDLEVSVIEADGSISSFTVPFSAIPESLRPGISRYSVALGQSRDLGDHDPFSEITYQRGLTNSVTANSGLRIAEGYQAFVIGGVYASTFGAFGLDTTYSRADLPTEGQLDGWMARLSYSRTFQPTNTTLSIAGYRYSTEGYRDLGDVFGVRESIRNHETWESTSYMQRSRFEVSVNQSLDDLGNVFLSGSTQDYRNGRERDTQLQFGWANTLRNNVSLNLSVSRQSTGSYLNRRSGNYDDQLGNNVPNNGVGTTRTAGSNETVTLLSVSFPLGSPAQPNVPSLSSSVTHSSVSGSMYQTSLSGTQGTDQSLSYSMDVSRDAQQKRNVWSGSLQKYLPYASVNASASKGQDYWQASGSARGALAIHGGGVTLGPYLGDTFALVEAKGASGAKVMNGMGAEIDSHGYALVPSLTPYRYNTVAINPEGMNEKTELDNGQLRVAPYAGAAVKVTFKTRVGNAILVKVLRSDGEAVPMGADVLDDSNSIIGMVGQGSQAYLRTDKLKGTLSVRWGESPGEQCAMNFDLAHQDVSQVLIKIDSECRIP, from the coding sequence GTGTTCGATGACAATATGATGTTCGGTAATGGTTCACTGTCGCGCTTCAACCAGATCAACGCCATTGAGCCAGGGCAATATAAGGTCGACCTGTTTATCAATAATCGTTTCGTGGATCGTGTTGACTTGCGCTTTGTCGACTTGGGTGACGGTGATGTACAGCCCTGCCTGTCCGCGACATTGCTTGAAAGCTCCGGCGTACTCAAAAGTGCCATTCATGATACCGACAATAGCCAATGCCTGATCCTGTCAAAAGCGGTAGAGGGGGCATCCACCGCATTTGATTTTTCTTTATTAAGGCTGGATTTGAGGGTGCCGCAAAGTCTGATGCTGAACACTCCGCGTGGTTACGTGGCTCCGCAAAATCTGGATGCCGGTAGCACCATCGGTTTCGTCAACTACAGCGCCAGCCAGTACCATGTGACTCGCACTGGCAGCTACAGCAGCAGTTCAGACTCCAGCTATCTGGCTCTCAACAGTGGCTTGAACGTTGGTCTCTGGCGCCTGCGCCAACAAGGTAATCTGCGTTACGGCAATGACAACGGTAAACACTGGAACACCACCCGTACCTACGCCCAGCGGGCGTTGCCCGGACTAAAAGGTGACTTGACCGTAGGTCAGGGCTTTACTTCAGGGCGTTTTTTCTCGGGGTTGAGCTACACGGGGATGGAACTCGCGTCCGACGACCGCATGCTGCCCGAATCAATGCGTGGTTATGCACCGACCGTGCGAGGAATCGCTACAACCAACGCGCAGGTAATCGTCCGCCAGAACGGCAATGATATTTATCAGACCACCGTGGCGCCGGGCCCTTTCGAAATCAACGACCTCTACTCGACCAGCTACAACGGCGACCTGGAAGTGTCTGTGATCGAAGCTGATGGCAGCATCAGCAGCTTCACCGTACCGTTCTCGGCGATTCCGGAGTCGTTGCGCCCGGGCATATCACGTTACAGCGTAGCTCTGGGACAAAGCCGGGATTTGGGCGACCACGACCCGTTCAGCGAGATAACTTACCAGCGCGGCCTGACCAACAGCGTCACCGCCAACAGCGGTTTGCGCATCGCTGAAGGGTATCAAGCGTTCGTAATTGGCGGAGTGTATGCCAGTACTTTCGGCGCGTTCGGTCTGGACACTACCTACTCTCGGGCCGACTTGCCGACCGAAGGCCAGTTGGATGGCTGGATGGCACGCCTGTCTTATAGCCGGACTTTCCAGCCGACCAATACCACGCTGTCGATCGCCGGTTACCGCTATTCCACCGAAGGTTATCGCGACTTGGGGGATGTGTTCGGAGTGCGCGAGTCGATCCGCAATCACGAAACCTGGGAGTCGACGAGTTATATGCAACGCTCGCGCTTCGAGGTATCGGTCAACCAAAGCCTTGATGACTTAGGTAACGTGTTTTTGTCCGGGTCCACTCAGGATTACCGCAATGGCCGCGAGCGCGATACACAGTTACAGTTTGGCTGGGCCAACACCCTGCGCAACAACGTCAGCCTCAACCTCTCGGTATCCCGGCAAAGCACCGGCAGCTATCTCAATCGCCGAAGTGGCAACTACGACGACCAGCTCGGCAATAATGTGCCGAACAACGGCGTGGGTACTACTCGCACGGCTGGCAGTAACGAAACCGTCACCCTCCTGTCCGTGTCTTTCCCGCTCGGCAGCCCAGCCCAGCCCAATGTGCCATCACTGAGCAGTTCGGTAACGCATAGCTCGGTCTCCGGCAGCATGTACCAGACATCATTATCCGGTACTCAAGGCACGGACCAATCGTTGAGTTACAGCATGGACGTGTCCCGTGACGCGCAACAAAAACGGAACGTGTGGAGCGGGAGCCTCCAAAAGTACCTTCCCTACGCGTCAGTCAACGCCAGCGCCTCCAAAGGCCAGGACTACTGGCAGGCTTCAGGCAGCGCCCGCGGCGCCCTGGCCATACACGGCGGTGGTGTAACGTTGGGCCCGTATTTGGGCGACACCTTTGCCCTGGTCGAAGCCAAGGGTGCCAGTGGTGCTAAAGTCATGAACGGCATGGGTGCCGAAATCGATAGCCATGGTTATGCTCTGGTGCCGTCACTGACGCCTTACCGTTACAACACCGTGGCCATCAACCCGGAAGGCATGAATGAGAAAACTGAGCTCGATAACGGTCAGCTCCGCGTTGCACCTTATGCCGGAGCGGCAGTCAAGGTGACGTTCAAAACTCGCGTCGGCAACGCAATTTTGGTCAAGGTCTTGCGCAGCGACGGCGAAGCCGTGCCCATGGGGGCTGACGTACTGGACGACAGCAACAGCATCATAGGCATGGTTGGCCAAGGCAGTCAGGCCTACCTGCGCACCGATAAGCTCAAAGGCACTCTGAGCGTACGCTGGGGTGAAAGCCCTGGTGAACAGTGCGCGATGAATTTCGACCTGGCTCACCAGGATGTTAGCCAAGTGTTGATCAAGATCGACAGTGAGTGCCGTATTCCGTGA
- a CDS encoding molecular chaperone → MPEKTRLIFDEGQSHRSLMLANTNAYPVVVQTWVDNGEGNQAPENTVSTMVALPSVFRLQPGALQGLRIVYDGSSLPKDRESVSWLNIYEIPPAKASAPLIATQVAVAMNTQMKIFYRPANLPSTPEQMAATLTFSLKQQSDGWVLICHNPTPYHASFSSLRLVAQGHDQPVAKTPDMMTPPLSDKAYSLEALNLGGLIGLAVNYTLIDDEGHYHDGSATVQTESGRALPSSPHL, encoded by the coding sequence ATGCCCGAAAAAACCCGTCTAATTTTCGATGAAGGACAATCCCATCGCTCACTGATGCTCGCCAATACCAATGCCTACCCGGTGGTTGTACAAACCTGGGTCGATAACGGCGAGGGTAATCAAGCCCCGGAAAATACCGTATCAACAATGGTCGCCTTACCCTCTGTGTTCCGCCTGCAGCCAGGGGCCTTGCAAGGTTTGCGCATTGTTTATGACGGCAGCTCGCTCCCAAAAGACCGAGAGTCTGTCAGTTGGTTAAACATTTACGAGATTCCGCCTGCCAAAGCCAGCGCGCCTCTGATCGCCACTCAAGTCGCGGTGGCCATGAACACGCAAATGAAAATTTTTTACCGCCCGGCCAACTTGCCCAGCACGCCTGAACAGATGGCTGCCACTCTGACCTTTAGCCTAAAGCAGCAGAGCGATGGATGGGTACTGATATGTCACAACCCAACGCCGTATCACGCATCGTTCTCTTCACTACGCTTAGTGGCTCAAGGGCACGATCAACCAGTGGCCAAGACACCCGACATGATGACCCCACCTCTCAGTGACAAGGCTTACTCACTGGAAGCACTCAACCTCGGCGGCTTAATCGGACTGGCGGTAAATTACACGCTGATTGATGATGAAGGTCACTATCATGATGGTAGCGCAACAGTGCAGACTGAGTCAGGCCGGGCTTTGCCTTCATCGCCTCATCTGTGA
- a CDS encoding molecular chaperone produces the protein MTGTRVIYPAQAQEKMVQLTNQGTHPYLVQMWVDSDPLNTTAQSASAPFIANPQVFRVNPNSGQVVRLIFTGRDLPKDRETLFYLSFLQMPAIKASELQANKLLLSVNSRMKLFYRPQALAGNPDDLSKSLSFKAQNKTLVVSNNSGYFATVRNAQVVRNGKSFPLKQAVIIPPLSQLDWALPAGFSANGGDILRLTLVNDFGADVTTDLPFQ, from the coding sequence ATGACCGGTACCCGTGTCATCTACCCAGCTCAAGCCCAAGAGAAAATGGTGCAACTGACCAATCAGGGTACCCATCCGTACCTGGTTCAGATGTGGGTAGACAGCGATCCCCTCAACACTACGGCGCAATCAGCCAGCGCGCCGTTTATTGCAAATCCTCAGGTTTTTCGCGTTAACCCAAACTCCGGGCAGGTGGTACGCCTGATATTTACCGGCAGAGACTTGCCGAAAGACCGAGAAACTCTGTTTTACCTCAGCTTTTTGCAGATGCCGGCTATAAAGGCCAGCGAACTGCAAGCCAACAAATTGCTGCTCAGCGTCAATAGCCGAATGAAGCTGTTTTACCGGCCCCAAGCGTTGGCCGGTAATCCCGATGACCTGAGCAAGTCGCTAAGTTTCAAAGCGCAGAACAAGACGCTTGTCGTGAGTAATAACAGTGGCTACTTCGCCACTGTGCGCAACGCCCAAGTCGTCCGCAACGGAAAGTCTTTCCCTCTTAAACAGGCCGTGATAATCCCCCCGCTGAGCCAGCTCGACTGGGCACTGCCCGCCGGCTTTTCGGCGAACGGAGGAGACATTCTGCGCCTGACTCTAGTCAACGATTTCGGTGCGGATGTCACTACCGACTTGCCCTTTCAGTGA
- a CDS encoding fimbrial protein yields the protein MTFSRPLLSLLLAFGAVVVSDAQATCKRIYNGIQVADGYSAQLPFGRVNLSSSYLQPVGTPLGSVVVSPAAAPGLTSETVLWECDLSDADSIYEVFATNGDDRVGGHWEIGNGSGTTINDGLPGYYATWFPYVGIKLTHLNSGLVYSRYWQQAKITAYDTVGAKIQVKAKHLSMVQADLARVSSLPPTSGSGSNWCGGMATTSGSGVYNYACTQPNGYIQFRGGGIVSDAVGSDSNTNYYFWGQYNGIAFGMRSAATISYTATCVARNVTPVVTFMPITAAELSQGMTRSSDFTIDLECSNTASSGTATNQTALGIQVSQSAYAQAQSLGLVTSGGGVTHLLSNGYGSDSSVATGVGISLQNASNGTAMNFLGWSSTGTGASGGWYPVLAGASSSGSNMSGYTNYSQTITATLSALPGLTVKPGKVNATAYVLVKVQ from the coding sequence ATGACTTTCTCTCGCCCATTACTCAGCTTGCTGCTGGCCTTCGGCGCGGTTGTTGTGTCTGACGCTCAGGCAACTTGTAAGCGAATCTACAATGGCATTCAGGTGGCGGATGGGTATTCGGCGCAATTGCCCTTCGGTCGGGTCAATCTTTCCTCCAGCTACCTGCAGCCCGTCGGCACCCCTTTGGGTTCAGTCGTGGTTTCGCCAGCCGCGGCCCCCGGGCTGACCAGTGAAACCGTCCTGTGGGAATGCGATCTCAGTGATGCAGACAGCATCTACGAAGTGTTCGCCACCAATGGTGATGACCGCGTGGGTGGCCACTGGGAAATCGGAAACGGTTCAGGTACTACGATCAATGATGGTCTGCCCGGTTACTATGCTACCTGGTTCCCTTATGTCGGGATCAAGCTGACTCATCTGAATTCGGGGCTGGTGTATTCGCGCTACTGGCAGCAGGCTAAAATTACCGCGTACGACACCGTGGGTGCCAAGATCCAGGTCAAGGCCAAGCACTTGAGCATGGTCCAGGCTGATCTGGCACGCGTGTCCAGCCTCCCGCCCACGTCGGGCTCGGGCAGCAACTGGTGCGGCGGCATGGCCACTACTTCGGGGAGTGGTGTTTATAATTATGCCTGCACCCAGCCCAACGGCTATATCCAGTTCCGTGGCGGCGGTATCGTTTCAGACGCGGTAGGTTCGGATTCCAATACCAATTACTACTTTTGGGGCCAATATAACGGTATTGCTTTCGGTATGCGCTCAGCCGCAACCATCAGTTACACCGCCACGTGCGTGGCTCGTAACGTCACGCCGGTAGTGACCTTTATGCCAATAACTGCCGCAGAACTCAGCCAGGGCATGACTCGCAGTAGCGACTTCACCATAGATCTTGAATGCAGCAATACTGCCAGTTCAGGGACTGCAACCAATCAGACTGCGCTGGGTATTCAAGTCTCTCAAAGTGCATATGCACAAGCCCAATCTCTGGGCCTCGTTACCAGTGGTGGTGGAGTCACTCATCTGCTATCCAACGGCTATGGTAGCGACTCCTCAGTGGCTACCGGGGTCGGTATCAGTTTGCAAAACGCCAGTAACGGCACAGCCATGAACTTTTTGGGGTGGTCGAGCACTGGCACGGGAGCCTCCGGTGGATGGTACCCGGTACTGGCGGGCGCCAGCAGCAGCGGTAGCAATATGTCGGGATACACCAATTACTCGCAAACCATCACTGCAACCCTCAGTGCGCTGCCCGGTTTGACGGTTAAGCCGGGGAAAGTCAACGCGACAGCCTACGTATTGGTGAAAGTGCAATGA
- a CDS encoding fimbrial protein: protein MKRLALILATTFPVMAFAATQNTITFTGQVSDQTCAVAVNGNAANPVILMPTVSAAALNAVGSTAGETPFTISVSNCAAPTSTLAIKTAFLGNNVTSAGNLGNAGTATKVQVQLLNAAGGTPVVLNGPTSVAGLSLDSGATSASHDFAVRYISEAGGATAGTVSATAQYALDYL, encoded by the coding sequence ATGAAACGATTAGCTTTGATTTTGGCTACTACCTTCCCGGTAATGGCTTTCGCAGCCACTCAAAACACCATTACCTTCACTGGCCAGGTTTCAGACCAAACTTGTGCAGTAGCGGTCAACGGTAACGCTGCCAACCCGGTCATTCTGATGCCTACTGTCAGCGCCGCCGCGTTGAACGCAGTCGGTAGTACTGCAGGAGAAACCCCGTTCACTATCAGCGTCAGCAACTGTGCCGCGCCCACCTCGACTTTGGCGATCAAAACCGCATTCCTGGGTAATAACGTAACTAGCGCAGGCAATCTCGGGAATGCGGGTACTGCCACTAAAGTACAGGTTCAACTGCTCAATGCTGCGGGTGGCACACCTGTTGTACTTAACGGCCCCACATCTGTTGCCGGTCTGAGCCTGGACTCTGGCGCCACCAGCGCCAGTCACGACTTCGCCGTTCGTTACATCAGCGAAGCGGGTGGCGCAACCGCCGGTACTGTCTCCGCTACCGCGCAATACGCTCTGGATTACCTGTAA
- a CDS encoding aromatic-ring-hydroxylating dioxygenase subunit beta — MLLDRTFDVSTHTLTPAQVPSETLREIEQFLYREARLLDERRFWEWDQLFTDAGMYWVPHLHGQADPFEHISLFWENRMLRAVRIRRVENTRNWSQQPPTRTAHLVGNVMVEGLDSQGLLVVSATFQVSEWRLEQRQLAGRYTYKLASQDSGGWKIQLKRVDLINCNDVFANLEVFV, encoded by the coding sequence ATGCTGCTTGATCGCACCTTCGACGTCTCGACTCACACCCTGACCCCGGCCCAGGTACCCAGCGAAACTTTGCGCGAGATCGAGCAGTTCCTCTATCGCGAAGCACGCCTGTTGGATGAGCGCCGTTTCTGGGAGTGGGATCAACTGTTTACCGATGCGGGCATGTACTGGGTGCCGCACCTGCATGGGCAGGCTGACCCCTTCGAGCACATTTCGCTGTTCTGGGAAAACCGCATGCTGCGCGCAGTGCGCATCCGCCGGGTAGAAAACACACGCAACTGGTCGCAACAACCACCGACCCGCACGGCTCATCTGGTGGGCAACGTGATGGTCGAAGGACTCGACAGCCAAGGGTTGCTGGTGGTGAGCGCGACGTTCCAGGTCAGCGAATGGCGTCTTGAACAACGCCAGTTGGCCGGGCGCTACACCTACAAGCTGGCCAGTCAGGACAGCGGCGGCTGGAAAATCCAGCTCAAGCGGGTTGACCTGATCAACTGCAACGATGTGTTCGCCAACCTCGAGGTCTTTGTCTGA
- a CDS encoding winged helix-turn-helix transcriptional regulator — protein MTTNSEICGTGCGLNATLRIISGKWKPLVLFFLRDGPKRYGELKRLIPGVSDKVLIQQLKDLEADHVLARTDHKEVPPRVDYTLTPLGRSLADAIVPLCTWGTENAEEMASIFAKRDTLP, from the coding sequence ATGACGACGAATTCTGAAATCTGCGGTACTGGATGCGGGCTCAACGCCACGCTGCGCATCATCTCGGGCAAGTGGAAACCGCTGGTCTTGTTTTTCCTGCGCGACGGCCCGAAGCGCTACGGCGAGCTCAAGCGTTTGATCCCGGGCGTCAGTGACAAGGTGCTGATCCAGCAATTGAAGGACCTGGAAGCCGATCATGTGCTGGCGCGGACCGACCACAAAGAAGTGCCCCCGCGTGTGGACTACACGCTGACCCCGCTCGGCCGCAGCCTGGCTGACGCGATCGTCCCGTTGTGCACCTGGGGAACCGAGAACGCGGAGGAAATGGCAAGCATCTTCGCCAAGCGCGACACGTTGCCCTAG